A region of Staphylococcus sp. IVB6181 DNA encodes the following proteins:
- a CDS encoding SulP family inorganic anion transporter, with protein MFETFKTEWLQQPGKNFMAGLVVALALIPEAIAFSIIAGVDPMVGLYAAFNIATVTAIAGGRPAMISGATGAVALVVTPLVRDHGLEYLLAATILMGLIQFILGVLKIGRLMKFIPRSVMIGFVNALGIMIFMSQLEHIFGISIHTYIYVIVTLLMVYIIPLFKRIRIPAPLIAIVVLTAIYMIFGSDVRTVGDLGNIQQKLPHFLIPDVPYNLETLRIIFPYALSMAIVGLVESLLTAKIVDDYTDTYSNKNKESRGQGIANIITGLFGGMGGCAMIGQSGINVRSGANSRLSTLTAGVMLMFMIMVLGDIVVKIPMPILAGIMVMVSVGTVDWGSFKYIKNAPKTDAVVMLLTVIIVLFTHNLAIGVVVGVVFSALFFAAKISQVDVQQHQQGDHVQLAIKGQIFFVSIDSLMGQIDLNQHHKTITINLSRAHLWDDSAVDAIDNLVNKLKHKQNHVTVVGLNAQSHKIIKELSQLNHNHFKV; from the coding sequence ATGTTTGAGACATTTAAAACAGAATGGCTGCAGCAGCCTGGCAAGAACTTTATGGCCGGCTTAGTTGTTGCTTTGGCATTAATACCTGAAGCGATTGCCTTTTCAATTATCGCAGGTGTCGATCCGATGGTCGGCTTATATGCCGCGTTTAATATTGCGACTGTTACGGCAATTGCAGGCGGACGTCCAGCTATGATTTCCGGCGCTACAGGTGCTGTTGCCTTAGTTGTTACACCTTTAGTACGCGACCATGGTTTAGAGTATCTATTAGCAGCCACTATCTTAATGGGGCTGATTCAATTTATCTTAGGCGTACTTAAAATCGGACGCTTGATGAAGTTTATTCCGCGTTCTGTCATGATAGGATTTGTAAATGCTTTAGGTATCATGATCTTCATGTCTCAACTTGAACATATCTTTGGTATTTCGATTCATACTTATATCTACGTTATTGTAACACTTCTCATGGTATATATCATTCCGTTGTTTAAGCGTATCCGCATACCCGCACCGCTGATTGCGATTGTCGTATTGACTGCGATTTATATGATATTTGGGTCTGATGTTAGAACGGTAGGAGATTTAGGCAATATTCAACAGAAATTACCGCATTTCTTAATTCCTGATGTGCCTTATAATTTAGAAACTTTACGAATTATTTTCCCTTATGCGCTCTCAATGGCGATTGTAGGGTTAGTAGAAAGCTTATTAACAGCTAAAATTGTAGATGACTATACAGATACGTACTCTAACAAGAACAAAGAGTCCAGAGGCCAAGGGATTGCGAACATCATCACAGGATTATTTGGCGGTATGGGCGGTTGTGCAATGATTGGACAATCTGGTATCAACGTACGTTCTGGTGCCAACAGTCGTCTTTCTACACTGACTGCAGGAGTCATGCTGATGTTCATGATTATGGTCTTAGGGGATATTGTAGTTAAAATTCCAATGCCCATTTTAGCAGGTATTATGGTGATGGTTTCAGTAGGTACAGTCGATTGGGGCTCTTTCAAATATATTAAGAATGCTCCGAAAACAGACGCTGTTGTAATGCTGCTGACCGTTATCATTGTCTTATTTACGCACAATCTTGCGATTGGTGTAGTTGTCGGGGTTGTCTTCAGTGCCTTATTCTTTGCTGCAAAGATATCCCAAGTGGACGTGCAGCAACATCAGCAAGGCGATCATGTACAGCTGGCAATTAAAGGACAAATCTTCTTTGTTTCGATTGATAGTCTGATGGGACAAATCGATTTGAATCAGCACCATAAGACAATCACGATAAATTTAAGCCGAGCACACTTATGGGACGATTCTGCAGTAGATGCGATTGACAATCTCGTAAATAAACTTAAGCACAAACAGAATCATGTAACAGTGGTAGGGTTAAATGCACAGAGTCATAAAATCATTAAAGAACTCAGCCAATTAAATCACAATCATTTTAAAGTCTGA
- a CDS encoding sodium:solute symporter family protein, which yields MGFSTEPILIWFVLGYGLLMIVLGFIYSKKVESNEDFILAGKSLGPVVLMGTLLATWVGSGSVTGGQNSLAYSFGLWPAIGYMIPSIIGIGTIYIISSKIRNNGKYTVAEILEMKYGKVASYIAAVIIILAFVGIVSYQYQGLAYVLHVSTGISVELGTIIAAVIIILLATMGGLMSVAPTDALSAFLITIALIIAVPVSIAVAGGWDSIVSHVPDTHLEPMGTLSFMQILGFYIPMLFLLLGDQNIYQRLASSKDNKVTRVGTIGWVVGLLIVTPLISLLAFIARSIFPKIEPGMALIALTSQLPIVIGGVLIAALTAFITTTGTLIYYPLRQVCCMTCSAKTLNINTKIKC from the coding sequence ATGGGATTTTCTACTGAACCGATATTAATATGGTTTGTGTTAGGCTACGGTTTATTAATGATCGTATTAGGTTTTATTTATTCAAAGAAAGTTGAAAGTAACGAAGACTTTATCCTTGCGGGTAAATCGTTAGGGCCTGTGGTGTTGATGGGGACATTGCTTGCGACATGGGTCGGCAGTGGTTCTGTAACCGGCGGTCAAAACTCATTAGCCTACAGTTTCGGCTTATGGCCGGCAATCGGCTATATGATTCCGAGTATTATCGGTATTGGGACGATTTACATAATCAGCTCTAAGATTAGAAACAACGGGAAGTACACAGTAGCGGAAATCCTTGAGATGAAATATGGTAAAGTCGCAAGTTATATAGCTGCAGTGATTATTATTTTAGCTTTCGTAGGGATTGTTTCTTACCAATATCAAGGTTTAGCGTATGTCTTGCATGTCTCAACAGGCATCTCTGTTGAACTTGGCACGATTATTGCGGCCGTGATTATTATCTTGCTCGCGACAATGGGCGGTTTAATGTCAGTCGCACCGACAGATGCCTTAAGTGCATTCTTGATTACTATCGCATTGATTATTGCGGTACCTGTCAGTATCGCAGTTGCGGGCGGTTGGGACAGCATTGTCAGCCATGTACCAGATACACATTTAGAGCCGATGGGGACATTAAGCTTCATGCAGATTCTCGGCTTCTATATTCCAATGCTATTCTTATTATTAGGCGACCAGAACATATACCAGCGTCTTGCTTCATCAAAGGACAATAAAGTAACGCGCGTCGGTACGATCGGCTGGGTTGTCGGCTTATTGATTGTAACACCATTGATTTCACTTCTTGCGTTTATTGCACGTTCGATTTTCCCGAAAATCGAACCAGGGATGGCTTTAATCGCACTGACAAGTCAATTGCCGATTGTGATTGGAGGCGTCTTGATTGCGGCACTTACTGCATTCATTACGACAACAGGAACTCTTATTTATTATCCGCTGCGACAAGTGTGCTGTATGACTTGTTCGGCGAAAACTTTAAACATAAACACGAAAATAAAATGCTGA
- a CDS encoding rhodanese-related sulfurtransferase yields MDYRVLLYYKYVTIDDPETYAAEHLDFCKAHNLKGRILVSTEGINGTLSGTKEDTDAYIAHMRADERFKDITFKIDEAEGHAFKKMHVRPRKEIVALDLENDIDPRETTGKYLSPVEFREALQDDDTIVIDARNDYEFDLGHFRGAVRPNITRFRDLPDWIKENKDMFMDKKIVTYCTGGIRCEKFSGFLLKEGFEDVAQLEGGIATYGKDPETQGELWDGKMYVFDERISVDVNQVEKTVIGKEWFDGTPCERYINCSDPDCNKQILVSEENEHRYLGACCKECAQHERNRYVAKHNISDEEKERRLKNFDALVTQ; encoded by the coding sequence ATGGATTATAGAGTATTATTATATTATAAATATGTCACTATTGATGACCCAGAAACTTATGCGGCAGAACACTTAGACTTCTGCAAAGCACATAATTTAAAAGGCCGTATTTTAGTGTCTACTGAAGGTATCAACGGTACACTTTCAGGCACAAAAGAAGATACGGATGCTTATATTGCACATATGCGTGCAGATGAACGCTTCAAAGATATTACATTCAAGATTGATGAAGCAGAAGGCCATGCATTCAAGAAAATGCATGTACGCCCAAGAAAAGAAATTGTTGCACTGGACTTAGAAAATGATATTGACCCGCGCGAAACAACAGGAAAATATTTATCTCCGGTTGAATTCAGAGAAGCATTACAAGACGATGATACAATCGTTATTGATGCACGTAATGATTATGAATTCGACTTAGGCCATTTCCGCGGTGCAGTACGTCCGAACATTACACGTTTTCGTGACTTGCCAGATTGGATCAAAGAAAACAAAGACATGTTCATGGACAAAAAAATTGTCACTTATTGTACCGGCGGTATCCGCTGTGAAAAATTCTCAGGCTTCTTGCTTAAAGAAGGCTTTGAAGATGTAGCACAATTAGAAGGCGGTATCGCAACTTACGGTAAAGATCCAGAAACACAAGGCGAATTATGGGACGGTAAAATGTACGTCTTTGACGAACGTATCAGTGTAGATGTCAACCAAGTAGAAAAAACAGTCATCGGCAAAGAATGGTTCGACGGTACACCATGCGAACGCTATATCAATTGCAGCGACCCTGACTGCAATAAACAAATCTTAGTTTCAGAAGAAAACGAACACCGTTATTTAGGTGCTTGCTGTAAAGAATGTGCACAGCACGAACGTAATCGCTATGTCGCAAAACACAACATCAGCGATGAGGAAAAAGAAAGACGTCTTAAAAACTTTGATGCATTAGTCACACAATAA
- a CDS encoding GNAT family N-acetyltransferase: MAEVKHGNNKFYVGDSEAQPDAEMTYVPTGEDKIIIDHTGVGESMQGQGVGKQLVEAGVNWARENNVKILATCPFAKKVLEETPEYHDVLIKH; this comes from the coding sequence ATGGCAGAAGTAAAACATGGTAATAACAAGTTCTATGTAGGAGATTCTGAAGCACAACCCGATGCAGAAATGACATATGTACCGACAGGAGAAGACAAAATTATTATTGACCATACAGGTGTAGGAGAAAGCATGCAAGGTCAAGGTGTCGGGAAACAATTAGTAGAAGCAGGCGTTAATTGGGCACGTGAAAATAATGTGAAGATTTTAGCGACTTGCCCATTCGCTAAGAAAGTCTTAGAAGAAACACCTGAATATCATGATGTATTGATTAAACACTAG
- a CDS encoding GNAT family N-acetyltransferase, whose amino-acid sequence MAEIKHNNNRFYVGDESKPTAEMDYTPNGDVMIITHTGVDPSLRGQGVGNQLVQAGVKYARENNMKIDAKCWFAKKLIEDNPNDKDLLVEE is encoded by the coding sequence ATGGCTGAAATTAAACACAATAATAATAGATTCTATGTAGGCGATGAATCTAAACCAACTGCAGAAATGGATTATACTCCAAATGGTGATGTAATGATTATTACGCATACAGGTGTAGATCCAAGTTTAAGAGGTCAAGGCGTAGGCAACCAGTTAGTTCAAGCAGGTGTAAAATACGCAAGAGAAAACAATATGAAAATCGACGCAAAATGCTGGTTTGCGAAGAAACTCATTGAAGATAATCCAAACGATAAAGACTTATTAGTTGAAGAATAA
- a CDS encoding YhbD family protein, producing the protein MTEQLISKKDLLVECDITYGQLYRWKRKKLIPDEWFIRKSTFTGQETFLPKTKVLQRIKAIQQYKNDYALDEMAKLFEVASNEPKAEYWDNEALIQTWAGFFKQEIGEKLLAQYPEDTAVYVGTILNEVITRSILSMDEAQALQAFLLESAHNNKTAELYICRKFAVTFYLLVEQNTPIQLDNSVRVIEIISAENLFKKEG; encoded by the coding sequence ATGACAGAACAATTAATCAGCAAAAAGGACTTGCTCGTTGAATGCGATATTACGTATGGCCAACTGTATCGCTGGAAAAGAAAAAAATTAATCCCAGATGAATGGTTTATTCGAAAGTCTACATTTACCGGCCAAGAAACGTTCTTGCCTAAAACGAAAGTACTTCAAAGAATCAAAGCGATTCAACAATATAAAAATGACTATGCTTTAGACGAAATGGCCAAGTTATTCGAAGTAGCATCTAATGAGCCTAAAGCAGAATACTGGGATAATGAAGCACTCATTCAAACATGGGCTGGTTTCTTTAAACAAGAAATCGGTGAAAAATTGTTAGCGCAATATCCGGAAGATACAGCGGTTTATGTCGGTACGATTTTAAACGAAGTCATTACACGCAGTATCTTATCGATGGATGAAGCACAAGCGCTGCAAGCATTCCTATTGGAATCTGCGCATAACAATAAAACGGCAGAGTTGTATATTTGCCGCAAGTTCGCAGTCACATTCTACTTGCTTGTGGAACAGAATACTCCTATTCAATTAGATAACAGTGTGAGAGTAATAGAAATAATCAGCGCAGAAAACTTATTTAAGAAAGAAGGCTAA
- a CDS encoding ammonium transporter — translation MNINDTLFIFLCTLLVWLMTPGLSLFYGGLVQSKNVLDTIMQSMAAIVVVTVAWIVLGFTLSFAPGTSWIGGLQYFFAQHVGFSTQTELSPHIPFALFMIFQLMFCTIAVSILSGSISEKMKFFPYLIFVFVWVIVVYSPVAHWVWGGGWIDRLGAIDYAGGTVVHISSGVSGLVLAMMIGAGRTFDKRPPHNLVISLIGAIMVWLGWYGFNVGSAYTFNAIAMTAFVNTVLGASAGALSWMAMEYLTKRTTSLVGMLSGVLAGLVTITPAAGYVHLISALILSGIGGIGCFFTINYIKVKLNYNDALDAFGLHGMGGIIGALLTGVFQSHQINSKIADGLLLGGNWYAVVVQFIAVAVTLLFSGIMTFLIAKIIGRFSELGTTEEEVGLDYIQHGERAYFYGELNKLNHRL, via the coding sequence ATGAATATCAACGATACTTTATTTATTTTCTTATGTACGCTTTTAGTGTGGTTAATGACACCTGGGTTGAGTTTGTTTTATGGAGGGTTAGTGCAGTCTAAAAATGTTTTAGATACGATTATGCAAAGTATGGCTGCCATTGTGGTTGTGACTGTTGCTTGGATTGTATTAGGTTTTACACTTAGTTTTGCGCCAGGAACATCATGGATCGGCGGACTTCAATATTTCTTTGCGCAGCATGTCGGCTTTTCAACACAAACGGAACTTTCACCGCATATTCCGTTTGCTTTATTTATGATTTTCCAACTTATGTTTTGTACGATTGCTGTTTCAATCTTATCTGGTTCGATTTCTGAGAAGATGAAGTTTTTCCCTTACCTCATTTTTGTCTTTGTTTGGGTCATTGTGGTATATAGTCCTGTCGCGCATTGGGTATGGGGCGGCGGTTGGATTGATCGTCTTGGCGCAATTGATTATGCAGGCGGTACGGTTGTACATATTTCATCTGGTGTTTCCGGACTTGTATTAGCTATGATGATTGGCGCAGGACGCACCTTTGATAAAAGACCGCCGCACAATCTGGTTATTAGTTTAATCGGCGCCATCATGGTTTGGCTGGGCTGGTATGGATTTAATGTAGGCAGCGCATACACATTCAATGCAATTGCGATGACTGCGTTCGTTAACACAGTACTCGGCGCAAGTGCAGGTGCGCTTTCTTGGATGGCAATGGAATACCTCACTAAACGTACAACCAGCTTAGTGGGTATGTTATCTGGTGTGCTGGCAGGGCTTGTCACCATTACGCCTGCTGCGGGATATGTCCATTTAATCAGTGCATTAATCTTATCTGGTATCGGCGGTATAGGTTGTTTCTTCACCATTAATTATATTAAGGTCAAGCTCAACTACAACGACGCTTTAGATGCTTTTGGTTTACATGGTATGGGTGGAATTATCGGTGCTTTATTGACAGGTGTCTTTCAATCCCATCAAATCAATTCTAAAATTGCGGATGGTCTGCTATTAGGAGGCAATTGGTATGCAGTTGTTGTACAGTTCATCGCAGTCGCTGTGACACTGCTCTTCAGTGGTATCATGACCTTCCTTATTGCTAAGATTATTGGCCGCTTTAGTGAATTAGGCACAACAGAAGAAGAAGTAGGTCTGGATTATATACAACATGGGGAACGTGCTTATTTCTATGGTGAGCTTAACAAATTGAATCACAGATTATAA
- a CDS encoding recombinase family protein, whose protein sequence is MKYGYLRPVEINDTCTVQCQKTQNYTDKLLEEKHAEAKKRIVLDELLHTTLKPNDTLYVTDLCILADSTRQLLDILDLLEKQHISLYVINLNQALTGNTHQNFHTHLKYLTQFQSDVVKFRTRLGIEKYVREGKSPGRPKRNDKNLKDAIEMYMSKQYTLDEIKAKTNISRATLYRHLDR, encoded by the coding sequence ATGAAATACGGCTATCTCCGTCCTGTAGAAATCAATGATACATGTACCGTACAATGTCAAAAAACCCAAAATTATACCGATAAACTCTTAGAAGAAAAGCATGCTGAAGCTAAAAAGCGCATTGTATTAGATGAACTGCTGCATACTACACTCAAACCAAACGATACGTTATATGTCACTGACTTGTGTATCCTGGCAGATTCAACACGTCAGCTTTTAGATATTTTAGACTTGCTTGAAAAGCAGCACATCTCCTTGTATGTTATTAATCTTAATCAAGCACTTACAGGCAATACTCATCAAAATTTCCATACGCATTTAAAATATTTAACCCAATTTCAAAGCGATGTCGTTAAGTTCAGAACACGTCTCGGTATCGAAAAATATGTTAGAGAAGGCAAGTCGCCTGGACGTCCAAAACGTAATGATAAAAACTTGAAAGATGCGATTGAAATGTACATGTCGAAACAATATACACTTGATGAAATCAAAGCTAAAACCAATATCAGCCGAGCAACTTTATACAGACATTTAGACCGTTAA
- a CDS encoding pyridoxal phosphate-dependent aminotransferase family protein, whose translation MDFHQKLKNIQQQGNLRTLKTVDQLKGKYITMEGRTFINFTSNDYLGLGQLPLAHTEGFERCNLSSSRLVSGNDNLYQQTEEAIADALPFEACLITNSGYDANLAVFNIFKGENVIVLSDAANHASLIDGIKLSGLNKMIYSHLDYKALDHFIDDLPNDMTKVIVTDSVFSTDGDKADLKELFQIKERHSNILLLVDDSHGFGLGLDLDYSKVDILTASLSKGMGAYGGVILCPSIVRELIINTGRAVIYSSGLPGAVLVQLKQKYQALLDADKSRGKLKRLSDCFNDYFQPLWTESIFTDTPIKAIEFKTHEQAENIYQTLLDQGILVSYFRYPTVSLPTLRISLNTYIDEADIKQLFNIVKGVVTHV comes from the coding sequence ATGGACTTTCATCAAAAATTAAAAAATATTCAGCAACAAGGAAATTTAAGAACTTTAAAAACAGTGGATCAGTTAAAAGGAAAATACATAACCATGGAAGGTCGCACTTTTATTAATTTCACTTCGAATGATTATTTGGGACTGGGTCAGTTACCACTCGCTCATACTGAAGGTTTTGAACGCTGTAATTTATCTAGTTCAAGATTAGTAAGCGGTAACGATAATTTGTATCAGCAAACTGAAGAGGCTATAGCTGATGCATTACCATTTGAAGCATGCTTAATAACAAATAGTGGCTATGATGCTAACCTTGCAGTGTTTAATATATTTAAGGGAGAAAATGTAATAGTTTTATCTGATGCGGCGAACCATGCGAGCTTGATTGATGGTATTAAATTAAGTGGTTTAAATAAAATGATTTACTCTCATTTGGATTACAAGGCTTTAGATCATTTTATAGATGACTTGCCTAATGATATGACGAAAGTGATCGTGACGGACTCGGTATTTTCAACTGATGGTGACAAAGCGGATTTGAAGGAATTATTTCAAATCAAAGAGCGCCATTCCAATATATTGTTGCTTGTAGATGATTCTCATGGCTTCGGATTAGGACTAGATTTAGATTATAGTAAGGTTGATATTTTAACTGCAAGCTTGTCTAAAGGAATGGGGGCTTATGGCGGTGTTATTTTATGTCCTTCTATTGTTAGAGAACTTATAATCAATACAGGACGTGCAGTGATTTACTCTAGCGGTTTGCCGGGAGCAGTATTGGTGCAACTTAAACAGAAATATCAGGCGTTATTAGATGCTGATAAAAGCAGAGGGAAGTTGAAGCGTCTTAGCGACTGCTTTAATGATTATTTCCAACCGTTATGGACGGAATCGATATTTACAGACACACCTATCAAAGCAATTGAATTTAAAACCCATGAACAAGCAGAAAATATTTATCAAACATTGTTGGATCAAGGCATACTGGTCAGTTATTTCCGTTATCCTACAGTTTCACTTCCGACCTTACGTATTTCATTGAACACATACATTGATGAGGCAGATATCAAGCAGTTGTTTAATATAGTTAAAGGGGTGGTGACACATGTATAG
- a CDS encoding VOC family protein, protein MTLITGHHHISMYTKDARENKQFYTEVLGLRLIEKSVNQDNPSMYHIFYGDETGAPGTLLTFFEMSMLGKHHSGTNSIERLVLLVPDEAAITYFKERLSQHNVDAETTTYLNQPALAFEDPDGLKLVLMVNGDHTIPKVWHYNPYTDVPSEHQILGMGPVELHLRNLAPTIDFLTNVLGYQAHPSDENVYTLDQSGRYSDFVLVEEQGESVKPGRGYVHHIAVSIPTDEALQTVLEKLDQLPGNNSGIIDRYFFKSIYYRNNKILYEFATEAPGFTVDTDVKDLGSKLTLPDFLEHKRDEIERQLKEI, encoded by the coding sequence ATGACACTGATTACAGGACATCACCATATCTCAATGTACACAAAAGATGCACGTGAAAATAAACAATTTTACACAGAAGTATTAGGTTTGCGCTTAATCGAAAAATCTGTAAACCAAGATAATCCATCGATGTATCATATCTTCTACGGGGATGAAACAGGTGCACCGGGCACATTATTAACATTCTTTGAAATGAGTATGCTGGGCAAACATCATTCAGGTACAAACAGTATTGAACGTTTAGTTTTATTAGTACCAGATGAAGCTGCTATCACATACTTTAAAGAGCGTTTAAGCCAGCATAATGTAGATGCTGAAACAACAACGTATTTAAACCAACCGGCTTTAGCTTTTGAAGATCCAGACGGTTTGAAGTTAGTATTAATGGTTAACGGCGACCATACGATTCCAAAAGTATGGCATTATAATCCATATACAGATGTACCGAGCGAACATCAAATTCTAGGTATGGGGCCAGTAGAATTGCATTTGCGTAATTTAGCGCCTACCATCGATTTCTTAACAAACGTATTAGGCTACCAAGCACACCCAAGCGATGAAAATGTATATACACTTGACCAAAGCGGACGTTACAGCGACTTTGTCTTAGTGGAAGAACAAGGCGAAAGTGTTAAACCAGGCCGCGGTTATGTCCATCATATCGCTGTCAGTATCCCGACTGATGAAGCTTTGCAGACGGTACTTGAAAAATTAGATCAATTGCCTGGCAACAACTCTGGTATTATCGACCGTTACTTCTTTAAATCCATCTACTACCGCAACAACAAAATTCTTTATGAATTTGCGACAGAAGCACCTGGCTTCACTGTAGATACTGATGTTAAAGACTTAGGAAGCAAACTGACATTACCTGACTTCCTTGAACATAAACGTGATGAAATCGAACGCCAATTAAAAGAAATTTAA
- a CDS encoding 6-carboxyhexanoate--CoA ligase has translation MYSVKMRANRHDIHISGAETLCEASELPTVLQTFYQKGFFHQNGQPDFMNLKIEKVTSPVLRLPALSIIDDSNADLTQLCRQNGITEKALNQGWSYIKNATCYRGAVILCAETGKRLDKTNERGVRATRFAFKQNSEEATLNDRVQDALAIATILSHNPNVRGELCVSDDLHYTTGYFATSQTGYHRLHHLKEDNTREGGRVIFADENIDIQDYIHFIEEIPKLITYSEILKT, from the coding sequence ATGTATAGTGTGAAAATGCGTGCAAACCGACACGATATCCATATCAGCGGAGCAGAAACACTATGTGAAGCTTCAGAACTTCCAACTGTATTACAAACTTTTTATCAAAAAGGTTTCTTTCATCAGAATGGGCAGCCTGACTTTATGAACTTAAAGATTGAGAAGGTGACATCACCTGTTTTAAGACTGCCGGCACTCTCGATTATTGATGATAGCAACGCAGATTTAACACAACTATGTCGTCAAAACGGTATTACAGAGAAAGCCTTAAACCAAGGGTGGTCTTATATCAAAAATGCCACATGTTACAGAGGTGCAGTCATTTTATGTGCTGAAACAGGTAAGCGTCTTGATAAAACAAATGAACGTGGGGTACGTGCAACGCGATTTGCGTTCAAACAAAATAGTGAAGAGGCAACACTTAATGATAGAGTTCAAGATGCCTTAGCGATTGCGACGATATTGTCACATAATCCTAATGTAAGGGGAGAACTTTGTGTATCTGATGATTTACATTATACGACTGGTTATTTTGCGACGAGTCAAACAGGTTATCATCGTTTGCATCATTTAAAAGAAGATAATACCAGAGAGGGAGGAAGAGTGATATTTGCGGATGAAAATATTGATATTCAAGACTACATCCATTTCATAGAAGAGATACCTAAGCTAATCACTTATTCAGAAATACTTAAAACATAA